One window of the Mycobacterium sp. SVM_VP21 genome contains the following:
- the crp gene encoding cAMP-activated global transcriptional regulator CRP, translating to MDEILARAGIFQGVEPSAVAALTKQLQPVDFPRGHTVFAEGEPGDRLYIIVSGKVKIGRRSPDGRENLLTIMGPSDMFGELSIFDPGPRTSSATTITEVRAVSMDRDALRSWISDRPEIAEQLLRVLARRLRRTNNNLADLIFTDVPGRVAKQLLQLAQRFGTQEGGALRVTHDLTQEEIAQLVGASRETVNKALADFAHRGWIRLEGKSVLISDSERLARRAR from the coding sequence GTGGACGAGATCCTGGCGAGGGCCGGAATCTTCCAGGGAGTTGAGCCCAGCGCCGTAGCCGCGCTGACCAAGCAGCTTCAGCCCGTGGACTTTCCGCGCGGACACACCGTGTTCGCCGAGGGAGAGCCCGGCGACCGGCTGTACATCATCGTCTCCGGGAAAGTGAAGATCGGCCGGCGTTCTCCTGATGGCCGGGAGAACCTCCTGACCATCATGGGCCCCTCAGACATGTTCGGTGAGCTCTCGATCTTCGACCCGGGCCCCCGGACCTCGAGCGCGACCACCATCACCGAGGTGCGAGCGGTCTCGATGGACCGTGACGCCCTGCGGTCGTGGATCTCCGATCGGCCCGAGATCGCCGAGCAGCTGCTGCGAGTGCTGGCCCGCCGGCTGCGCCGCACCAACAACAACCTGGCCGATCTGATCTTCACCGACGTGCCCGGCCGGGTCGCCAAGCAGCTGCTGCAGCTGGCGCAACGGTTCGGCACCCAGGAAGGCGGGGCCCTGCGGGTCACCCACGACCTGACCCAGGAAGAGATCGCCCAGCTGGTCGGGGCCTCGCGGGAGACGGTGAACAAGGCCCTAGCCGACTTCGCCCACCGTGGCTGGATCCGGCTCGAGGGCAAGAGCGTGCTGATCTCGGACTCCGAGCGGCTGGCCAGGCGCGCCCGCTAG
- the nth gene encoding endonuclease III has translation MNRTLAQAFPDAHCELDFTTPLELAVATVLSAQCTDVRVNLTTPALFARYPTALDYAQADRTELEELIRPTGFYRNKASSLINLGQMLVERFDGELPDTMEELVRLPGVGRKTANVILGNAFGVPGITVDTHFGRLVRRWAWTSEEDPVKVEHAVGELIERKEWTLLSHRVIFHGRRVCHSRKPACGVCVLAKDCPSFGIGPTTPMEAAALVKGPETEHLLALAGL, from the coding sequence ATGAATCGGACTCTGGCGCAGGCCTTTCCCGACGCCCACTGCGAGTTGGACTTCACCACGCCGCTGGAGCTGGCCGTCGCGACGGTGCTGTCGGCCCAATGCACCGACGTGCGAGTGAACCTGACGACGCCGGCATTGTTCGCCCGGTACCCCACGGCGCTGGACTACGCCCAGGCCGACCGCACCGAGCTGGAAGAGCTCATTCGGCCCACCGGCTTCTATCGCAACAAGGCGTCTTCCCTGATCAACCTCGGCCAGATGCTGGTCGAACGCTTCGACGGGGAACTGCCCGACACCATGGAGGAGCTGGTGCGCCTGCCCGGGGTGGGCCGCAAGACCGCCAACGTGATCCTGGGCAATGCGTTCGGGGTCCCGGGCATCACCGTCGACACCCACTTCGGCCGGCTGGTGCGGCGCTGGGCCTGGACCAGCGAGGAAGACCCTGTCAAGGTCGAGCATGCGGTCGGCGAGCTCATCGAGCGCAAGGAATGGACGTTGCTGTCCCACCGGGTGATTTTTCACGGCCGACGGGTCTGCCACTCCCGCAAGCCGGCCTGCGGGGTGTGCGTGTTGGCCAAGGACTGCCCGTCGTTCGGGATCGGGCCCACCACCCCGATGGAAGCCGCTGCGCTGGTCAAAGGTCCCGAGACCGAGCATCTGCTGGCCCTGGCCGGGTTGTAG
- a CDS encoding TlpA family protein disulfide reductase gives MSRSTRWTLAVLAVVAALLIGLVNELRREPAGVQPGPHRSSTAVAGAGADLASLRQRADLPPCQVGPGDTGPSVLRGVTVECAADGSPVDVAAMFAGRKVVLNLWAYWCGPCRDELRAFAEYQRRVGPTVTVVTVHQDDNQAAGLALLAELGVRLPTLQDGRRQLAAALRVPNVMPATVVLAADGSVARILPQPFANAEEIAAAVENSGR, from the coding sequence ATGAGCAGATCGACCCGGTGGACCCTGGCGGTACTGGCGGTGGTGGCGGCGCTGCTGATCGGTCTGGTGAACGAATTGCGCCGCGAGCCGGCCGGGGTCCAGCCCGGCCCGCATCGATCCAGCACAGCCGTGGCCGGAGCCGGCGCGGACCTGGCCTCGCTGCGGCAGCGCGCCGATCTGCCGCCCTGTCAGGTGGGGCCGGGAGACACCGGGCCGAGCGTCCTGCGCGGCGTCACCGTCGAGTGTGCGGCCGACGGTTCTCCCGTCGACGTGGCGGCGATGTTCGCCGGCCGGAAGGTGGTACTCAATCTGTGGGCGTACTGGTGCGGGCCGTGCCGGGACGAGCTGCGGGCGTTCGCCGAATACCAGCGCCGGGTCGGGCCGACCGTGACGGTGGTGACGGTGCACCAAGACGACAACCAAGCCGCGGGCTTGGCTCTGCTGGCCGAGCTGGGCGTGCGGCTGCCCACCCTGCAAGATGGCCGCCGGCAGCTGGCGGCGGCGTTACGGGTGCCCAACGTGATGCCCGCGACGGTGGTGCTGGCCGCGGACGGTAGCGTTGCCCGCATCCTGCCGCAGCCCTTCGCCAATGCCGAAGAGATCGCCGCTGCCGTCGAGAACAGCGGCCGCTGA
- a CDS encoding CoA pyrophosphatase: MGAGESQSWAPSRAPSWLRPLVDNVEKVPTAYLHRLPADVRAMITAANAKASVAGRRRDAAVLVLFSGPPGGPPEAISESADLLVTVRASTLRHHAGQAAFPGGAVDPGDDGPVATALREANEETGIDPVRVHPLVTLDKIFIAPSGFHVVPVLAYSEDPGPVTAVDPGETAIVARVPVRAFINPENRLMVYRDARSRRWAMPAFRLNQMLVWGFTAQVISAMLDVAGWAQPWDTSEVLGLDEAMAQVGGEGEI; this comes from the coding sequence GTGGGCGCTGGCGAGTCCCAGTCCTGGGCCCCGTCGCGTGCCCCGTCTTGGCTGCGCCCGCTCGTCGACAACGTCGAGAAGGTGCCGACGGCCTACCTGCACCGGCTGCCCGCCGATGTTCGCGCGATGATCACGGCGGCCAACGCCAAGGCCAGCGTCGCCGGACGCCGGCGTGACGCGGCCGTACTGGTGTTGTTCTCCGGCCCGCCCGGCGGCCCGCCGGAGGCGATATCGGAATCGGCTGACCTGCTGGTCACGGTGCGGGCGTCGACGCTGCGCCATCACGCCGGCCAGGCCGCATTCCCGGGCGGAGCGGTCGATCCCGGCGACGACGGGCCGGTCGCCACCGCGTTGCGGGAGGCCAACGAGGAGACCGGGATCGACCCGGTCCGGGTGCACCCGTTGGTCACGTTGGACAAGATCTTCATCGCTCCCTCGGGGTTCCACGTGGTGCCGGTGCTGGCGTACTCCGAGGATCCCGGGCCGGTAACCGCGGTGGACCCGGGCGAGACCGCGATCGTGGCCCGCGTTCCAGTCCGGGCATTCATCAACCCCGAGAACCGGTTGATGGTTTACCGTGATGCGCGCAGTCGGCGTTGGGCTATGCCGGCGTTCCGGCTCAACCAGATGCTGGTCTGGGGATTCACCGCCCAGGTGATCTCAGCGATGCTGGATGTGGCCGGCTGGGCACAGCCCTGGGACACCAGCGAGGTACTTGGCCTGGACGAGGCCATGGCGCAGGTCGGAGGAGAAGGCGAGATATGA